The genomic stretch TTACTGCTGAGGCAATCGCTCGATTGATTCCACGCGGAGGAGCCAGCGGTCAATATATCCCGATCACGCTGGTTGATCACTGGTTGCAAACTGGGGCGGGTCGTCTGGTCGAGGGCGGGGTAGCCAAGTTAGTTTATGGAGCTGCAACTTCTACCGTGACGCAGTTTACCCTGGGGATTTTGCCGGTGTTCCTTCGTCCCGCAATTCCTGTAGTCTCCCGTCAAGGTGCAATGTCCGCAGCAAGCCCTGGACCGTCGCCCCAACCGACTGCGACAACTGCTCGTCCGCCGCACAGCTCAAGTGCCACCCGCTCAAGCACAAGTATGGATGCTGGTACTTCATCTCGAACGCCCAGCCAGCCAAGCACGACAACTCCCGGAACACCCCTACCAGATCCGATCGCTCAACAAATGGAGCGTACCGCAGTTGAAATCATTACTCGTTGGGGCACTCGTCCTTCTACCGCCCAGGTGACAGAAATTCGTGCTGCTCTGCCAGATCTGGTTCCCGGCTGGTTTGTGCTTAATTCAGCAGCCGTTGATCAGCTTCGGGCAGCTCTGAGGCAGGGTGGCATGGATGCCGCAACGATCGCAATGATTACCAACTGATAGCTTTCATAGAATTAGCTTTTACCAAACAGGGCATTCGTCACAGTCGTTAATTCATCTAAAACTTGCTGAATTGACCGCCGCCGCTCAAATCATTTTCAGGAACCGATCGCATGACTCATCGCCATTCCCATCAAGCCCATCGTCAATCTGCGATCGCGATGCCCTTCACTGTGCTGCTGAGGATGAACTCTAATGAACTTCAGCTCAACTCGATCAGTCAATTTACTTGGGAATTGAATGGGAGAATAGACTATGAGCAATAGAACTGCATCAGAAGCAAAACAACGCCTCTTCAAAACCTCATTATTTTCCAGGGGTACCATCTTACAGCGATCGTGCAAAATCTGCGGGCAGCATAAGCCTACTGGGGACGAAGGCTATGAGGGTGCGAAACAATCGCCCCTACAACGGCGGGCAGTCAATTCAGAAGCGATCGAGGAAGTGCCGTTGATGGGGGAAGTGGGGGTGCAATCGCCCGCAATCCTCGTTCAGCCCAAGCTATCGATGAGCAGCATCAGTGATTCTAGCGAACAGGAAGCCGATCGAATTGCCGATCGGGTCGTTACACAGGTTTCTCACCGAACCAATTCGAGTGCCGGGCAAGCAGAAGCAGAGATTCCGGCAATTGCAGGACTCAGTGAACGGGCGATCGCTTCTCAGCAGGATGTTCATCACCAGGGCTTGTCTGCCCATCTCGAACAGTCCATCCAGCAACAGCGTACCGGGGGCAGTTCTATTGCACCGGCTGTGCGACAGCCCCTGGAACAAGCCTTTGGAGCAGATTTTAGCCACATCAGAGTCCACACAGACGCAGCCGCAAATCAGCTAAATCATCAGATCGAGGCACGGGCATTTACTGTCGGTCAGGACATATTTTTCAGGCAAGGGGAGTATCGTCCTGGTAGTTCATCAGGACAGCGGCTAATTGCCCACGAATTGACTCATGTTCTGCAACAGTCGGAGTATTCAACCCCTGTGCAGCCCATGGTTCAGCGCCAGGGATGGATAGAGCGAGCAAGACGATGGGGACGGCGTGCCGAGCAATGGGGTGAACGAGCAGTTGAGCGTACCGAACGACTTGTGGACAGGGCACAGGAAGCCGGAGAGCAGATCGTAGAAGAAGTCGAGGAAGCCTGGAATTCAGGCACAGGTGCAATTAGCTTAATTCGGTTTGATGGCAGTCGGGTTGAGCTGGTTGGAACTCCTGGTTACAGCGCAAGGGCAGTTTCGGGGTTAATGCCAATCCATCCTGATGCCGGAGGAGTGGACTATACCCGACCAGAGCATCAGAACGTTCCCTTGAAGGGTCCGATTCCGGAAGGCGACTACTACGTCAATCCCAGCGAAGTCGAAAGCAATCCGCCGATGAGCTTTAACACCACTGCATGGGGACGCTATCGAACTCGGCTGCATGGCTCAATCGTTACAGATATAGAGCGGCGATTGACAACAGAACGGACGGGTGGATTCTATCTTCACCAGGACGCCAACCACAATGGCACAGCAGGCTGCATTGGCATTTGGAATGCAGGAGATAACCAGCGCATTCATGATTTAATTCGCAGCAACAGCAGTCGAATTCCTGTACAGGTGCGCTATCCCAGTAGCAGTCCAACTCCCAGTACTTCGACACCAACGCCAACAACAGCTCCGCCCCCAGCCCGTTCTGCCCCCAGACGACGTAGGACAAGAGAATCCGTCAGTCGATCGCCTATGCCATTGACAAACGCCGGGAGAATCACTCCAATCCCCAGGATGATGCCAGGATACGAGATGATTCAGCGAAACGGCGGTGCCCCACCTGCTGCCGCTCCTGCCAATCACTTTCTGGTGCAGGCGGGAATCGATCGACTCCAGGCTGACTCTGCTCGTTATGGGGTTCATCAATTTCCCGCAGACTATTACGACACAATTTCCCGCCATTTGTTTGAAGTTGCCCTGCAACATACGCGCCGGAATTATGGCGAAGCGTTTAGCCTCTTGGATGATGTCTCCGATGGAGATCATGGGTTCGCGTATCAACGAGAATATGTGCGATTGGTGGGCACGGATAGCGCGAACGGGTGGGACAAAGTGCGGCATTTCACCTATACCGCTTATTTACAGTACACTAGCGGGGGATTTCTGTTACCAGAAGGGTTTACCTACGGTAAGGAAATCTGGGATGCGGTTGAAAACCTGTTTGGGGGTGATCCAGAGGGCTATAGCATTCCAGATATTCGAGCTGATAATCGGGGGGAAGCATTTGCCGAAGAAATGCGGACTCGTGAACTGCGCGAGCGCCGCCCTAGAGGTCCAGCGGTTCCTGCTCCTGTGTTTCCAGCAACAGGTTTTGGTGCGGGCGGTGGGTTCAGAGGCATCATGGATCGCGATCGCCGCCGATTTATGCAGAGCCTACAAGGAGGACGGTAAGCCCCTAAACTGCTGAGCCATTGCGGGGAAGAAGCGATTTCAGCGACAGGCATATTCGCCTCGCTAACCGCTGCAAGAATACCTGACGTTTATGCAATCGCGCATGCCGCAGCCGTAGCCTTAGAATCAAGTACTTGAATTCATCCTGGCTCTGTTAATCGTCTTGTCGAATCGTCTCTCGGATCATCAACTGTATATTCTCTCGTTCTTGAATAGGAGTATTCCCATGTTCTTCTTCCATTTCGTTGCTTCAGTTCTGCAAATCCTGTTGTTTACGCTGCTTGCCGGGTTTGTGCTGGGTTTTTTTGGGCAGGAGTTTAAGCTGGCAAAGGCAGCCCAGATTGAAGGGAATTCAGAAGCAGCCGGGACAAATAAAAATCAGTAGCCTGAACCACAAACTGCAATCCCAGACGCTCCGAGAAAGTACAGTTTCACAAGTTTAAGCTGCGCCAGTTAAATTGCCTGGTAGAGTTGAGCATAAAGCAGTTTTGTTCTTTTCCAGGCTCGATCGTATGATTTCCTCCACGCCTCAGTTCGATCGCCAGAGCAAGCGCCAGAATCAGCAGAATACCGATGCTGCGTCTGTCCGTCCGTTTTCGCTGCGGCATAGGGCAATTCATTCTGAACCGATCGCCGATGAGCTGCCATTCATTCAGCCAAAGCTGATGATCGGTACGCCGGGCGATCGCTATGAGCAGGAAGCCGATCGCGTTGCGGCTGAGGTTGTTTCCCAAATTACAGCCCCCCAGTCCCGCCCTTATGCTCCGGCTATCTCCGCCAAACCAGAAAAAGAGGAAACCGTTCAGCCTTTTTCCACTGCCGCAGTCGCTCTGGCAGAATCAGCGAATGACGTTCCAACCTTAGCTTCTGCCCTTCAGCAGGCACAGCCCAGCGGTTCTCCCCTGCCGCCCTCGGTTCGGACACCGCTAGAGCAGGCATTTGCTGCCGACTTCAGCCACGTGAAAGTGCATACTGATGCCCAATCGCACCAGTTAAACCAGTCCCTCAGTGCCCGTGCCTTCACCTATCGCCAGAATATCTTCTTTCGTCAGGGTGCATACAGTCCCACCCATCCGGCAGGGCAACAGCTGCTCGCCCATGAGCTAACCCATGTGGTGCAGCAGACGGGCAGAGGACGAGCGCCCCAGCCTCAAACTGCCGCACCTGCGATCGCCCCCGCCCCTGAAGCGCTGATTCAACGCGCTTTAATTGACACAGCAAAGGTCTACCACGAGCCGGGAGACTATGCAAACCAGTTGGGGGATACAAACAGTCCTGCCAGGAAGATGATTGCCGAAATCAATAAGAATGATGTCCTGTGGACTGAAGCCCGCCAGAAAGCCTTATTGCTTGGCAATAATAGTCAAGTTCTACACACTGCGGCATTGGGAACGTTCGCCAAAGCACTGGAAAATCTCTACAGCATCACTCAGCAGATTCAGGAAAAGACAGACTATCAGCGGTTCCTCAAATACACGATCGATAAGCTGATTGGGCAGAAAAAGATCACTACAGAGTTATGTAAAAGTATTGTCAGCAGCTTTGGCATCGAAGTAGACAAGCTGAACGACCCGCACCAATATACCGATGAGCGACTCTCGCTGCTGCTCAAACAGGAGCATCCTGACACATCACCAATGAAGACGTTGACCGGGGTGCTGGGTCAGCCCGCTCCGGGGAAAGCCAGTGCTTTGAACTCCGTCAATAAAAGGCTGCAAGATTTTGCCGAGAAATCCAGCACTGAAAAGCTGGACTTTTTGGAATCGTCTGAGTCCAAGGCTTCCAAGGTCTCTGGAGCATTGAAGTTTATCAACAGCTACGGTGTCTCTGCAATCACTGCCAACACGCAGGTTCCTATCCTGCATGCCAACAAAAAAGACAACCTGAATGCATTCAAAAGCCGACCTCGCCCCGAATTACTGCCTAACCAAACTGGCTATGTGATCAACGCTGCTGCCGTTGCAAAACGCGGCGACCCCAATTTATTTGCCAAGCAATACCGCGATGATGCGCTGGATAGCGTTCCTAAAACAGAGATTGCCGATCGCATGGGGCTAGTACTGGGAATTAATTTGTTTGAGACGATCGCAACAGACAAAAACAAGAAAAGCGTCAACCAGGCAGTAGAGAAGGTTGAGCTGCTGAATGAGCTGCCGATGGCGGTCATGGGATTCACCTGGAGACCGACCTGGGTACAGAAAGACAGCAAGGGCAAGCTCACGAATTCGTCTGTAGGATCGGATGCCCTGAATTTGGCGTACAACAATCTCACCCCTATGGAAAAGGTGATCGTCACCCGATATGAACGCCGCTCGGTGCTGGGTGGACAAAGCTACATTCCCTACGGCACGATCCGCGATCAGATTACAGTTAGCCAGTTCACCCAGGATCTGGTCGATCTGTTGAGCAAACACAATCAGCGCGTCTATATTCACAATGCCGACGATGACGCGCCGGATATCAAAACGCCCTTGACCGCTGAAAAAAACACCCCTGGCGTGTTCAGCCGCTATGACCAGATCCTCCTGGCACTGGAACACCATCCGCTGCTGCTGGTGGGAGGCTATGAGTTCCGGCTGGGACAGGGCAAAGAGCTGCTCAACCCCGAAGATCCGGGTCACTTCCTCACTTATCTTGCGGATATTTTGAACAAAGCTATCCGTAAAGCCCTCGTCAGCGGCTTAGCAGTTTATCCCACTGAACCCAACCTGCTGATCAAAGCCTATCAGCAGAAAAAAGAAGGCGAAACAAAAGATTTCAATCTGTTTGGTAACGAGACGCTGTTTCAGGGAGATTTGAGCAGTCGCAGTTTCAAGCCCGGACAAACGCTCTGGGGTAACCGATCGGCAGAAGGGCGGGCATTGCGGAAAAACCTCCTGGCAGCACACAATGTTTCAGGAACCAATGCTCCGAAGCAGGTTCTCTACCGTCCCGAAGCCGCCGTTGCCACCGATCCGACTCGCTTCAACCTGTCTAACTCAGCTCGCCTTCCTGAACAGCACAGCGGTAACCGCGAGGAAGAACCCCCCGCCACCTTTGAGGCAATGCGGGAAGGACGTGCCCGAAAAGACACTCCAGAAAACACGCGCAAAGACTTCATTGCCCAGGTTCTTATTGATGTAGTCTTGCAAAATCAGTCGATGGCCGATCGCCGCACCTTTGCTCGCGAAGTGGGAGATGCGCTGAAGCTCCAGCAGCTTCCTGAAACGGCAGCGACGATCCTGGAACAGCAACCTGACTTGAAGCACTTAACCGAGTCAGAGCTAGCTGCCATCATGATTCACAACAACCTGATCCAGCAAACGATTTTTGAGCTGGCAGGTGTGAGCTATAAAGACTACCGCGATCGATTACGCTTTGTCCTGAACAAGGCAGAAGAAAACGACAAGCTCAACCAGATCGCCGTCACCGTAGACCGCACTGGCGCAACGCCGCTCGTTACCTACAGCAAACCCAACCCCGACGGCGAAGGTTTTGTTCCGGCAGTCCTGCCCAATACGCAAAAGCTCAAACCGCAACTGGCTGATCAGGTTGATAAGATGGTTCAAGTCGTGGTTACCGAGCTAAAAGGACTGAAAATTAACGATAAAGACTTCTGGGAGGTCTTGAAACAGACGATGGATCAGATCTATCTGCGCGTCGAGGCACCGAAGGAGCTACCGAAAAAAGAGCTGCCGTCTGCCGAAACGTTATCACAGCCCAAAGAAGCGGCAATCGCTCAAAACTCTGTCCTTACTGCCTTTTATCCCGTATGGAATCATCTGAAGGCGATTATCTGGAAATCCTCCAACTCCTAGAAGCAGGCGATACCGACTTGGCGTTTGTCGCCGAAGAGATGGCACGGGAACGGGGCGATTTACGGGGGGTGCTGCTGAGCATGCTCTATGACACACCATCAGCAGAGACATGGGAACGCCTGATTGCCGCTGTGGACGAATGGGAAGAGGATGAGATTCCAGCCGCTTTGACCCAGGTGCAGGCTGCGCTGGATCGCTGGTCTGACATTCTGAGAACCGCACCCGCCCACTGGTGGAATCAGGCGCAAACCACACCGCCGATCGCCTGGTCGATTGTTCGGGCACTGATCGTCAACACTTTGGAGCATGACTATGAACCCTGTGAAAATGCATCCAGTCTGGCAGCGCTGACCATCATTGATGTCGAAAACACACTCGTGTCGCTAGAAGATCTCCAGGCAGCGACCTCTCTGACGCACCTGCGCTATCTCTTTGCGATCGACGATTCCTTTGTGCGGCAGGAGCAATTAGACAAAATTGGGGTACTGCATCGCCTCCGATCGCTGACGTTAACCATTTCCCAAAGCCCAGACCTGACTTGGCTAAAGGGCTTGTCAGAACTGCGATCGCTCTCACTCACCTTTGCAATTCGTCAGGCACACCGCCTTAATCTGTCTGTACTGTCGCAGCTCACACATCTGGAGCATCTGACGCTAGCCAACGAATTCGAGCCGCTGCCGTCGCTGGAGTCGATCGCCGCCCTGCCACTCAAAAGCCTGACGCTCAAACGGTTGCCGATTGCAATCCAACCCCTGGTTACCCTGTCTCAGCTTCAGCAGATAGATTTGTCTGACGTACCGCAGTGGCTCACGGGCGATCGCTTTCCGGCAACACTGACGACAGTACAGCTTCATGATGTGCAGGGCATGACCTCGCTAGACAGCTTCTCAGATGCAGCAGGCTTGCAGACACTCCAGGTGTTTCGATCGCCCGACCTGAATGATATCAGTGCCCTCAGCCGCTTTCCAACACTGCAAATGCTCGTGCTAGAAGACACCGCCCTCAGCACGATCGCCAATCTGGATCAGGCAGCATCGCTGGCAGATCTGCGGCTGCACGCGAATCAATACCTCACGGGTATCCAGGGTCACCTCCCGCAGCTATCGCTCCAGCAGCTCGTGATCGCGCAATCTCCTTTGCTCACCGATATATCGGGGGTGGGGTCGCTGCGGCGTTTAAACAGGCTGCTGCTAAGTCGGCTGGATCAGCTCAGCGATCTGGCTCCACTCAGCCACCTCATCGAGTTGGAAGAGTTAGTCTTGGAACAGTGTCCTGAAGTGCAATCGATCGCGGCAATTGCTTCTCTCACAGCCCTCCAGCGGCTCTATATTTCGCAGTGCCCGGGGTTAAGCGATGCCGAGATTTTTAGCACGCTCGCCGCACTCAACGCTGCCGTCTACCTGGATGGACAGTGGATCACATAGCGTCGTCCAACCTGACTCGGTACCTTACCTGCTTTAGAACTTGTCCAGGACTACTATTGGCTTTATTTCTTTTTCAGGGGAGCAGCCACACCGATCGCCTTCTGCTCACCCTCTGCGATCGGCTTGGAAGATTCGGCAGGCGGCAGTTCGGTCAGGTTCAGATCCCAGCCCAATAATTCTTTTGCCTGTTTTTCTAACCAGATCGAAGCAAGCTTGAAGGGGAACAGCAAAATTTCGATCGCCTTCAGGGCAATGGTATCGGGATCGGAGTTCTTTTCCAGCCACATGCGGAAGCCAGAACCGCTCTGAAAGCCGACGCTCCAAACCCAGACGACGATCGCGGTGCCAAACAGGAGCAGCAGCAGCAGCAGCCGGGAAAGCTGTTTGAGCAACTGCCAGGTTTTATGCACTGCTTTCTGGTAAATGGCACCTGTGTCCTGATCAGAGAGCGTTTGCCAGAGTTCAGTCGCCTGATATTGAATAGAGTTCATGTAAGACCTCCCCAGGATAGAGTCAGTGAAATGAAAGCAACATAACGAAAGAGACGGAGCGTAAAGCCTAACTGCAAACAGAGCGTGAATTATTCAAGAGTTCGGCTTGTCATTACAAATCGTCGTTACAAATAATGAGCGTGAAGATGGTTTATGAGAGCAGAAACTTTATAGTCTTTGCCGTTTTAGTGAACGAACATTAAATATCAGGACGAAATAGTTACAAAACTGGCAATCGATCGTTGAAAAGGATATTTTTCAACTTAAGGAAACAAAGCTTGGATAGCAGCTATTGTAATTTATCTGCCAAATTGAGGCAATATGCGCTAATTTTAGGCAGTTGGACAGTACAAAATTTGTACTACTTGTGAGGAGGATTGAAGCAAATCGATCGCGCTGCATATGCTCGACAGGTTCTCTGGCTGCAAAAGGTTTCATAAGGGATCGAAGCCTTTTTAGCTGTGAAATTTAAGGATGATTGTTTTGATGCATTCTACTGGATATATCAGAGCATAAAACCTCTGCCTTCTTGGCGTCACTGGTTGTCATTCATTCACGCCAGCGGTTAAAAAAATATGATTAGTTTTCCTGGCTCTCCTCGACTGTTGAAGGGGGCGATCGTTGCGCTCAATCCCCTGACCAAAGCGCCTGTTGGAGTTATTCCATTTCAATACAATCCAGAAACCCTGACGCGATCGCTGCAAATTCAAACGCTGGAAGGTGAGCAAAACAATCGCGTTGAAGCCTTGCGGCTAAAGGGCGCACCCGTTGAAACCTTTCAGATTGAAATCCAGCTTGATGCCACCGATCGCCTGGAGAAAGCCGACCCTAGTGCCATTGGAGTGGGACTGCACCCGCAGCTTGCTGCTCTGGAACTGCTGGTTTATCCAAATACGGTGGAAGTGGGCATCAACATGATCAGTGCGGCGCTGGGCGTGCTGGAAATTATCCCGTCGGAAGCACCGATGACGCTGCTGGTCTGGGGTGCTAAGCGGGTACTGCCCGTGCGATTAACCAGCTTTAGCACGGCTGAGGAAGCCTATGACATTAACCTTAACCCGATTCGTGCCAAAGTAACGCTGGGGCTGCGCGTCCTGACCTATGATGATCTGCCGTGGAGCAGCTTTGGCTCAAAGCTTTTCTTTGTGCATCAGGTGCAGAAGGAAATTCTGGCAAGGGCGGGCACAGCAACCTCAGGCGTCAATCTGTTTCTCTAAGTCTTCCCCAAGTTTTTCCGAAGTCTTCCCTGTTCTTTCGCCGTTGCTCCTCTTTGATTGATTGCCTGTGTTCTGATTAAGTTCTGATTACATTCTAATGACGTTCTAATTACGTTCTGATTATTTGGATTCTGGCTTACTCTTTTGTTGAACTTCTAAGTTCTGTTTATTATCCTCATGTTTAATGAAACGAGCCGCTATCATTCCCTAGAGACTGAACAAATCCCTACTGCGGATGGACGATCGATCGCCTATGTCCGTCGTCGATTTTTGCCGCCGCCCGCGCAACTTGCCACGCTGATGGAACGAACGGCAACCTCCGCCGATCGCCTCGATCTGATCACTGCTGAAACGCTGGGCGATCCTGAGCAGTTTTGGCGTATTTGCGATGCCAACAGCACAATGAATCCGGCGGAATTGCTGGCTGACCCGATTCAAACGATTCGTATTCCAGCGCCGCAGTTTTAAACCGTGAGGAGAATGCGATGTTGGGGGTTCAGCTACTTCTGCTTATGGGTAAAACCTTACCAACCCCTGCGTCAAATCATTTGATCCAGGCGTTAGAAAGTATTGAAGTGTCCCAGAGCGATGAAGGGCGATCGGGGTTTCAAATTGTGTTTCGGGCAGGGCGGGCGGGGGTTCAGGACTGGATCGACGATCGCCTGCTGAAAACCAGTTCGCTCAATCCGTTCAGTCGGGTGATTGTGGCAATGGTGTTTGGCGTGATTCCCAAAGTCGTGATTGACGGCATTATCACGCACCGCCAGTTTGCTCCCAGCGCCCAGTTGGGCAGCTCGACGCTGACAATTACGGGAGAGGATGTCAGCATCATGATGGATATGGAAGAACGGATTCGCGAACATCCGGCGCAGAACGAAGTGGTGATTGCTAATAAAATCATCGCCAGCTATGCCCAGTATCAGATCATCCCGACTGTAATTCCGCCGCTGAGCTTTTCTGTCCCCAATCCGGTCGAGCGAATTCCGGTACAGCACGGCACCGACCTGGCGTTTCTGAACGAGCTGGCGCAGCGGGCTGCCTATCGCTTTTTTGTGATTCCGGGTCCACTGCCCGGTGCCAATATCGGTTACTGGGGTCCTCCAGTGCGAATTGGGCTACCGCAGCCTGCCCTTACGTTCAATATGGGCGCAGCCACCAATGTCGATTCAATCCATTTTCAGGAAAACGGGCTGTCTGCCACTACCTATCAAGGGAAAGTTCAGGACAGTTTGACCGATCGCAGTCTGCCTGTGCGAACGATTGCCCCAACCCGCATTCCGTTATCGCGCAATCCAGCCCTGCTGACCAACCCTCGCCGTACCCGACAGTTTGTGGCGGACACCGGACTGAATGTGGCAGAAGCCCTGGGTCGGACAACGGCTGAAACCGATCGATCGGTAGACGATGTGCTGACGGTGACAGGAGAACTGGACGGGGTGCGCTATGGCTCTGTGCTGCGGGCGAGAGAGCTGGTGGGACTGCGCGGAGTCGGCGATACCTATGGCGGGCTGTATTACGTCAAAAGCGTTTCCCATCGCATTCGTCCGGGTGAGTACAAGCAAAGCTTTACGCTGACACGGGATGGAACAAAAACGACTACGCCGATCGTGCCGCCGTGATGATGATTTTGTTTATATTTTCGGCAATGCTTTTGTGAATTAATCAGTGAATTAACCAGCGGGCTAATCAGTGAACTAATCAACGAACTCGATCAAATCAGCAAATTCTATCAGCGGATACTCTCGATGCGTAGATTTCTTGGCAAATATCGGGGCAAAGTAACCAACAATGTTGATCCGCTCCAGCGCGGGCGGTTACAGGTTTCTGTACCGTCAATTCTAGGAGAAGGACGGCTCAGTTGGGCGATGCCCTCGGTGCCTTATGCCGGAAGGCAGGTCGGCTGGTTTGCGCTGCCGCCCATCAATGCCAATCTCTGGGTTGAATTTGAGGCAGGCGATCCCGACTATCCGATCTGGACTGGCTGCTTCTGGGGGCAGGGCGAAATGCCTGTGACGCCAGCGATCCCTGGAACCAAAGTGTTTAGAACCGAAAGCACGACGGTGACAGTCAGCGATCTACCCGGTGTGGGTGGGGTGACGATCGAGGTAAAGCCGCCTGCCGTTACGGTACCGCTGAAAATGACGTTTCAGCAGCAGGCCGTTGAAATTACCTGCGGGACGGCTGTGATTACGATCGCGATCGACGGCATTGATTTAAAAATTCCGCCTGCGGAAGCCAAGCTAAGTCCAACGGGAATTGAACTGTCGATGCTGCCGGGCGCTGTCAAGCTCACACCAGGGTCAATTGATCTCTCCCACGGGGCTGCTTCAGTCAAGCTGAGTGCGGCAACGGTGAATGTTAATAATGGAGCGCTGGAGGTGCTTTAATGCCAGGCTTTCTGTTAAACGCGACGAGTACTTTACTCTGTGCCCATGCCGGGCAAGCCAAACCCACTGCTCCTAACCCGCGAGTGCGAATTATGGGTGCGCCAGTTGTTGTACAGCCGTTTCCCCATGTGGTTGCTGGCTGTGCCAATCCGCCGCCGCCTGCAAATGTCGGACCCTGCATTACCGCGCAGTGGATTGTGGGCGCAGTGCGTGTCAAAGTGATGGGAATGCCGGTTTTGTTGCAGGACAGCCAGGCAATCTGTGTGCCGACCGGGACGCCACTGACAGTTATACTTACCCAAACGCGCGTTAAGGGGATGTAATGATGCAGTCTCCGCTAACGCCCAGATCCACCACGCAATTCGGCTACCCGCTGCGGATCGATGGACGGGGGCGCGTTGCCTCCGCCAATTATGACCTGCATATCCGCCAAATGATCGAACAGGTGCTGTTTACTAATGCCGGAGAACGGGTGAACCGTCCCGGCTTTGGCAGTGGCGTACAGCAGCTAATTTTTGCGCCCAACAGTTTTGAGCTGGCGGCAACCACGCAATTTCTGGTGCGAGGGGCGCTGGAAGAATGGCTGGGCGATTTGATCACGGTGGAGGAGATTGCGATCGAGCCAATTGAGTCGCAGCTGGAAGTGAAGATTCAGTACATCGTGCGGAGAACGCAGGAGCGACAGGTCGCGACGTTTGTACGGCAGATTTAAGGAATGGAGAATTAAGAGATTTGAACATACGGCGATCAGGAACGGCAGATTTAAGGAGTGCAGCCGATGGCGACGCAGTATCAATGCAAAAACGAACGGCGACGGGCAGAAGTGCGCGATTTGCGCTCCGTAAATGGGCGATCGCCGCTCAACGGCATTGATTATCTGGAAGTGGCATCGGATCAAACAACGCTTGTGGTTCACTTTTTGCATCCGCTGGCGGCAAAGTCGCTGAGCCTGGAAAACGTCGTGATCACGACGTTTTCCAGGCTCAGCGACTTTGCCGCCAGCGGATGCAAAAAGTGAACCACAAGCGTTGTTTGATCCGATGCCACTTCCAGATAATCAATGCCGTTGAGCGGCGATCGCCGCTCAACGGCATTGATTATCTGGAAGTGGCATCGGATCAAACAACGCTTGTGGTTCACTTTTTGCATCCGCTGGCGGCAACCACGCAATTTCTGGTGCGAGGGGCGCTGGAAGAATGGCTGGGCGATTTGATCACGGTGGAGGAGATTGCGATCGAGCCAATTGAGTCGCAGCTGGAAGTGAAGATTCAGTACATCGTGCGGAGAACGCAGGAGCGACAGGTCGCGACGTTTGTACGGCGGGCAGGCGATCGCTGCCACCGAGTCCTACCTGGGAACTGCGCGTCAGCGGGTTTCGATTCGCCGTCATGCCCGACTGCTGGATTATTTGATGAACGACGGCTGCA from Leptolyngbya ohadii IS1 encodes the following:
- a CDS encoding phage baseplate assembly protein V, whose protein sequence is MRRFLGKYRGKVTNNVDPLQRGRLQVSVPSILGEGRLSWAMPSVPYAGRQVGWFALPPINANLWVEFEAGDPDYPIWTGCFWGQGEMPVTPAIPGTKVFRTESTTVTVSDLPGVGGVTIEVKPPAVTVPLKMTFQQQAVEITCGTAVITIAIDGIDLKIPPAEAKLSPTGIELSMLPGAVKLTPGSIDLSHGAASVKLSAATVNVNNGALEVL
- a CDS encoding GPW/gp25 family protein, giving the protein MMQSPLTPRSTTQFGYPLRIDGRGRVASANYDLHIRQMIEQVLFTNAGERVNRPGFGSGVQQLIFAPNSFELAATTQFLVRGALEEWLGDLITVEEIAIEPIESQLEVKIQYIVRRTQERQVATFVRQI